The following proteins come from a genomic window of Clupea harengus chromosome 22, Ch_v2.0.2, whole genome shotgun sequence:
- the si:dkey-37g12.1 gene encoding atrial natriuretic peptide receptor 1, whose translation MLLSMPNTSTVFSVGRIGAGALIAMDTVNSRPDLLPGHQLDYQYVDDECNDLKGPGKIVELRYRNNYSALIGPACSQVCGVTSKLAAFWNIPVVSPVCADQQFLDKEAYPTLTRVFGPFTKMGSFFVEICKEFGWRRIGIIHDNNTGWTIPAEGIRYQAEISNITIAKYLELKGDSSLAQAQALAEMAEVARIIVISARGDVVRRFLIEAHRKGLTNGDYVFFCFEPYKHEDMFGNFDWEQGDAYDSVAKLAYQALFVLSLYKPSDDKYRTFNEKVKQRAEEDFGYVYSDEEEVSVLAAIAHDAVWLYAQALNESLAENGDPYDGFRITRRMWNRTITGVQGDVTMDSNGDRESAYMMKHIEVSSGAFKVIANYSGTKKVYESVRGVHILWPGDQTNPPKDTPQCGFKGELCIYTDRKFIIAVGLISGLLAAGTLAVCVLYRKYRLQEEVSMMLWRISPGEVSLMELHSPATAAMVPYLRSRAMQASVESLMGSVKDQCSSHRPAVYKENVCAVRLLGVRSVSLSSELQTELRQCRDLTHRNLCSFIGACLEPPQPFLLTEYCPKGSLQDILKSESIKLDWSFKYSLLLDIVKGMDYLHCSPLRSHGHLTSRNCVVDSRFVLKVTDFGLGPLRRAASTVSPDSLGYQQALLYRAPELLRESTPPNGTQKGDVYSFSIIIQEVVYRHGPFYIPNTSLKPIDILERVRAGGSSPLRPHIDGVECPEGMEVLIKSCWRERPADRPEFSSLRVTIKKLSPAGGSEHIMDDLLSRLEQYACNLEEVVSERTAQLLEEKRRAEGLLTQMLPRSVAVQLITGNTVRAETYDCVTIYFSDIEGFTAMSATLTPMQVVNVLNDLYTYFDTIIDNHDVYKVETIGDAYMVVSGLPVRNGDDHAKEIARMSLAIVQGMTRYQSAHVPGQQLKVRVGFHSGPCVAGVVGLKMPRYCLFGDTVNTASRMESHGLPLKIHISSSTKALLDSFGSFRCELRGDIHMKGKGLVRTFWLLGEDQ comes from the exons ATGTTGCTGTCCATGCCCAACACCTCCACAGTCTTCAGTGTGGGTCGCATCGGGGCAGGAGCCCTCATCGCCATGGACACCGTCAACAGCAGGCCAGATCTGCTGCCAG GTCATCAACTAGACTACCAGTATGTGGATGATGAATGTAATGATTTGAAAGGCCCTGGGAAAATAGTGGAGCTTCGGTACAGAAACAATTACAGCGCCCTCATCGGTCCCGCCTGTTCACAG GTTTGTGGAGTGACCTCCAAACTGGCTGCGTTCTGGAACATTCCTGTGGTCAGCCCTGTGTGTGCAGACCAGCAGTTTCTGGACAAAGAG GCTTACCCCACTCTCACCAGGGTGTTCGGTCCCTTCACAAAGATGGGCTCCTTCTTTGTTGAGATCTGTAAGGAATTTGGCTGGCGGCGCATCGGGATCATCCATGATAATAACACGGGGTGGACTATCCCTGCTGAGGGGATCAG GTACCAGGCAGAAATCAGTAACATCACTATCGCCAAATACCTGGAACTGAAAGGGGATTCCTCCCTCGCACAAGCTCAGGCTCTGGCAGAGATGGCTGAAGTTGCAAGGA TCATTGTGATTTCAGCTCGAGGAGACGTTGTGCGGAGGTTTCTCATAGAGGCCCATAGAAAAGGCCTCACCAATGGAGATTATGTCTTCTTCTGCTTTGAACCATACAAACACGAAGACATGTTTGGCAACTTTGACTGGGAGCAAg GAGATGCGTACGATTCTGTGGCAAAGCTGGCTTACCAGGCCCTGTTTGTCCTCTCCCTGTACAAGCCCAGCGATGACAAATACAGGACGTTTAACGAAAAGGTCAAACAAAGGGCCGAAGAGGACTTTGGTTATGTCTACTCTGATGAAGAAGAG GTGTCTGTTTTGGCTGCAATAGCACATGATGCGGTGTGGCTGTATGCCCAGGCACTGAACGAAAGCTTGGCAGAAAATGGAGACCCATATGATGGCTTCCGTATCACCCGCAGAATGTGGAACAGGACCATTACTG GTGTCCAAGGAGATGTGACGATGGATTCAAATGGTGACCGTGAATCTGCATACATGATGAAACATATAGAAGTCAGCAGTGGAGCTTTTAAA GTGATCGCTAACTACTCTGGGACAAAGAAGGTATATGAATCTGTGAGAGGGGTCCACATTCTGTGGCCGGGGGACCAGACCAACCCCCCTAAGGACACACCTCAGTGTGGGTTCAAGGGGGAGCTCTGCATCTACACCG ACAGGAAGTTTATCATTGCTGTGGGGCTCATTTCTGGCTTATTGGCAGCAGGGACTCTTGCTGTCTGTGTCCTGTACAG GAAGTACCGTCTGCAGGAGGAGGTGTCCATGATGCTGTGGAGGATCAGCCCAGGTGAAGTGAGCCTGATGGAGCTGCATTCCCCCGCTACAGCAGCTATG GTTCCATACCTGAGGTCCAGAGCCATGCAGGCTTCTGTGGAGTCCCTCATGGGAAGCGTGAAGGACCAGTGCTCCTCTCACAGGCCTGCCGTCTATAAA gagaatgtgtgtgcggTGCGTCTGCTTGGCGTGAGGAGTGTGAGTCTGAGCAGTGAGCTGCAGACGGAGCTCAGACAG TGTAGGGATTTAACACACAGAAACCTCTGCAGCTTCATAGGGGCTTGCCTGGAGCCTCCCCAGCCCTTCCTCCTCACTGAGTACTGTCCCAAGGGCAGTCTGCAG GACATTTTAAAGAGTGAGTCCATCAAGCTGGACTGGAGTTTTAAGTACTCCCTTCTGCTGGATATTGTGAAG GGGATGGACTACCTGCACTGCAGTCCGCTTCGCTCCCATGGCCACCTGACCTCCAGAAACTGCGTCGTGGACAGCCGCTTCGTGCTCAAGGTCACTGACTTTGGGCTGGGCCCCCTGAGGCGGGCCGCCTCCACAGTCTCCCCCGACAGCCTTGGATACCAGCAGG ccctACTGTACAGGGCCCCagagctgctgagagagagcACGCCTCCTAATGGCACCCAGAAGGGTGACGTGTACAGCTTCAGCATCATCATTCAGGAGGTTGTGTACCGCCATGGGCCCTTCTACATACCAAACACCAGTCTCAAGcccatag acatCTTGGAGAGGGTGAGGGCAGGAGGCAGTAGCCCGCTGAGGCCTCACATAGATGGAGTCGAGTGCCCCGAGGGGATGGAGGTGCTGATcaagagctgctggagggaGAGACCTGCAGACCGGCCTGAATTCTCCTCCCTCAGAGTCACCATCAAGAAGCTCAGCCCGGCTGG GGGAAGTGAGCACATCATGGATGACTTGCTGTCCCGTCTGGAGCAGTACGCGTGCAacctggaggaggtggtgagCGAGCGCACTGCTCAGCtcctggaggagaagaggcggGCCGAGGGCCTCCTCACGCAGATGTTGCCACG GTCTGTTGCTGTGCAGCTGATCACTGGAAACACAGTGCGGGCTGAGACATATGACTGTGTCACGATTTATTTCAGTGACATTGAGGGTTTCACCGCCATGTCTGCCACTCTCACACCCATGCAG GTGGTAAATGTACTGAATGATTTATATACATACTTTGACACCATCATTGACAACCATGATGTTTACAAG GTTGAGACCATCGGTGATGCCTACATGGTGGTTTCTGGTCTTCCTGTTAGGAATGGAGATGATCATGCTAAAGAAATAGCCAGGATGTCGTTGGCCATAGTGCAGGGCATGACCCGGTACCAGAGTGCCCATGTGCCTGGGCAGCAGCTGAAGGTTCGCGTTGGGTTCCACTCAG GTCCATGTGTAGCAGGTGTAGTTGGGCTGAAGATGCCGCGATATTGCTTGTTTGGAGACACAGTCAACACTGCCTCAAGGATGGAGTCTCATGGTCTGC CTTTGAAGATTCATATCAGCAGCTCCACCAAAGCTCTCCTGGACTCGTTTGGAAGCTTCCGCTGCGAGCTCAGAGGAGACATCCACATGAAG GGGAAAGGGCTTGTGAGGACATTCTGGCTTTTGGGAGAGGACCAGTAA